The Henckelia pumila isolate YLH828 chromosome 2, ASM3356847v2, whole genome shotgun sequence genome includes a window with the following:
- the LOC140879818 gene encoding endoglucanase 25-like, producing the protein MYGRDPWGGTLEIAADSATDDDRSRNLHDYDRAALSRPLDETQQSWLLGPGEQKKKKYVDLGCIIVSRKLFVWTVGTIVAAGLLAGFITLIVKTVPRHHHRPPPPDNYTLALNKALMFFNAQRSGKLPKHNNVSWRGNSCVNDGKSDSTTLFKDLSGGYYDAGDAIKFNFPQSFAMTMLSWSVIEYSAKYEAAGELNHVKDIIKWGTDYFLKTFNNTADTIDRIVMQVGAGDTTGGSTTPNDHYCWTRPEDIDYERPVLECSSCSDLAAEMAAALASASIVFKDNKVYSQKLVHGARTLFKFARDQRGRYSSGNEASIFYNSTSYWDEFVWGASWLYYATGNSSYLQLATAPGLAKHAGAFWGSPFYGVLSWENKLAGAQVLLSRLRLFLSPGYPYEEILSTFHNQTSIFMCSFLPEFSTFNRTKGGMIQLNHGAPQPLQYVVNAAFLATLFSDYMKAADTPGWYCGPHFYSTDTLREFAQTQIDYILGKNPRQMSYVVGFGNHYPKHVHHRGASIPKNQVKYSCTGGWKWRDSTKPNPNILVGAMVAGPDRQDGFHDVRTNYNYTEPTLAGNAGLVAALIALSGGSTMEIDKNTIFSAVPPMFPVPPPPPAPWKP; encoded by the exons ATGTACGGCCGTGATCCATGGGGAGGGACGCTGGAGATTGCGGCTGATTCCGCCACCGACGATGACCGGAGCAGGAATTTGCATGATTACGACAGGGCGGCGCTGTCCCGGCCGCTGGACGAGACGCAGCAGAGCTGGCTGCTTGGTCCAGGGgagcagaagaagaagaagtatgTGGATCTGGGATGCATTATCGTCAGCAGGAAGCTCTTTGTGTGGACGGTGGGGACTATTGTCGCCGCTGGATTGTTGGCTGGATTCATCACTCTGATTGTTAAGACTGTGCCTCGGCATCACCACCGCCCGCCGCCGCCGGATAATTACACTCTTGCGCTCAACAAGGCTCTCATGTTCTTTAATGCTCAACGCT CTGGAAAACTACCAAAGCATAATAATGTATCATGGAGGGGAAACTCGTGTGTAAACGATGGAAAGTCTGATTCTACTACTCTGTTTAAAGATCTGTCTGGTGGCTATTACGATGCTGGTGATGCGATCAAGTTCAATTTCCCTCAATCTTTTGCGATGACAATGTTGAGTTGGAGTGTGATCGAATACAGTGCAAAGTATGAAGCAGCTGGAGAACTTAATCATGTCAAAGATATTATCAAGTGGGGTACTGATTACTTCCTCAAGACCTTCAATAACACTGCCGATACCATAGATCGAATTGTGATGCAG GTTGGTGCAGGTGATACCACGGGGGGATCGACAACCCCCAATGATCATTACTGTTGGACTCGCCCAGAGGACATTGATTATGAGAGACCTGTTCTTGAATGTAGTAGTTGCTCGGATCTTGCTGCGGAAATGGCTGCTGCTTTGGCTTCTGCCTCCATTGTTTTCAAGGACAATAAGGTCTACTCGCAGAAGCTTGTCCATGGAGCCAGAACCCTATTCAAATTTGCGAGGGATCAGCGTGGTAGATACAGTTCTGGCAACGAGGCGTCCATTTTCTATAATTCCACCAGTTACTGGGATGAATTTGTGTGGGGTGCATCTTGGCTCTATTATGCTACTGGGAATTCTTCCTATCTTCAGCTTGCCACAGCTCCTGGTCTTGCAAAACACGCCGGTGCTTTTTGGGGAAGCCCGTTTTATGGTGTGCTGAGTTGGGAAAATAAGCTTGCTGGAGCTCAG GTGCTTCTGAGTCGTCTAAGATTGTTCCTGAGCCCTGGTTACCCATATGAAGAAATTTTGAGTACATTTCACAACCAGACCAGCATTTTCATGTGCTCGTTCTTGCCAGAATTTTCAACATTTAACCGAACGAAAG GAGGCATGATCCAATTAAATCATGGAGCGCCTCAGCCTCTTCAGTATGTAGTCAATGCAGCGTTCCTTGCAACATTGTTTAGTGACTATATGAAGGCTGCCGATACTCCTGGGTGGTACTGTGGACCACATTTCTACTCAACTGATACTCTTAGGGAATTCGCTCAGACTCAG ATTGATTACATTCTTGGTAAGAACCCAAGACAGATGAGTTATGTGGTGGGATTTGGAAACCACTATCCAAAGCACGTTCACCATAGAGGGGCATCAATTCCTAAGAACCAAGTCAAGTACAGCTGCACAGGAGGATGGAAATGGAGGGACTCGACGAAACCAAATCCAAATATTCTTGTCGGAGCCATGGTTGCTGGTCCGGACAGGCAAGATGGTTTCCATGACGTGCGAACAAATTACAATTATACAGAACCAACACTCGCAGGCAATGCTGGATTAGTTGCAGCTCTTATTGCTCTATCTGGAGGTTCTACCATGGAAATCGACAAGAACACCATTTTCTCTGCAGTGCCACCCATGTTTCCAGTACCTCCACCGCCACCAGCTCCATGGAAGCCATGA
- the LOC140881120 gene encoding endoglucanase 25-like isoform X2, translating to MIYADNNEAAAWRQLSSGGEQTKKMNTKKFLVYILLLIVATGSIALIVKTSSISGVRTRISPLSRATENANFLRRKITHHRRPPRVNYTAALSKALMFFNAQRSGRLPKTNNVPWRGDSCVKDGISDSSSLFSDLAGGYHDAGDAIKFNFPQAFAMTMLSWSVIEYRAKYSAAGELDHVKGVIKWGTDYLLKTFDNTADIIDRIVSQVGVGNTWGRPVRNDHYCWTRPEDIDYDRPVSECLSGSDLAAEMAAALASASIVFRDDKAYSEKLVYGAKTLFKFSRRQRGRYSLGGDAQVFYNSNGYWDEFIWGAAWLYYATGNSSYLLLATTPGIAKHAGAFSGGRFNGVLSWDNKLAGAQVLLSRLRIFRSPGYPYAGILRAFEDQTRTFMCSFLPDFSKFNRTKGGMIQLNDGKPQPLQFVVNAAFLAMLFGDYMKASETPGWFCGSQFYTSDVLRQFAQKQMDYILGKNPRNMSYVVGFGEHYPKHVHHRGASIPNNQFKYSCTGGWKWRDSSKPDPNTIVGAMVAGPDRDDGFHDVRANYNYTEPTLAGNAGLVAALVALSGDANLGIDKNTIFSAVPPPFPPP from the exons ATGATATATGCGGACAACAATGAGGCGGCAGCATGGCGGCAGCTGAGTTCCGGTGGAGAACAGACAAAGAAGATGAATACCAAGAAGTTCCTTGTGTACATTCTACTGCTTATTGTTGCCACTGGATCAATCGCATTGATCGTTAAAACGTCGTCAATCAGCGGAGTCCGTACCAGAATCTCCCCGCTTAGTAGAGCGACCGAAAACGCCAACTTCCTAAGACGGAAGATTACACACCACCGGCGGCCGCCGCGGGTCAATTACACCGCAGCTCTGAGCAAAGCGCTCATGTTCTTCAATGCTCAACGTT CGGGAAGACTACCAAAGACCAACAACGTGCCATGGAGGGGAGACTCATGTGTAAAAGACGGCATCTCTGATTCTTCATCTTTATTCAGTGATCTGGCCGGTGGATATCACGACGCGGGCGACGCGATCAAGTTCAATTTCCCTCAAGCTTTCGCCATGACAATGCTGAGTTGGAGCGTGATAGAATACAGAGCAAAGTATTCAGCAGCCGGAGAACTTGATCATGTCAAAGGAGTTATCAAGTGGGGGACTGATTACTTGCTCAAAACTTTTGACAACACTGCTGATATCATTGATCGAATCGTGTCGCAG GTTGGAGTAGGCAATACCTGGGGACGACCGGTCCGCAATGATCACTACTGTTGGACTCGTCCagaagacattgattatgatAGACCAGTTTCCGAATGCCTTAGTGGCTCGGATCTTGCCGCGGAAATGGCTGCTGCTTTGGCCTCTGCGTCCATTGTATTCAGGGACGACAAGGCGTACTCGGAAAAGCTTGTCTATGGTGCTAAAACTCTCTTTAAATTCTCTAGGAGGCAGCGCGGTAGATACAGCTTGGGTGGTGATGCCCAAGTTTTCTATAATTCCAATGGTTACTGGGATGAATTCATTTGGGGTGCAGCTTGGCTGTATTATGCTACTGGGAATTCTTCCTATCTTCTACTTGCTACAACTCCTGGTATTGCTAAACACGCAGGTGCTTTTTCCGGAGGCCGTTTCAACGGTGTACTGAGTTGGGATAATAAGCTTGCTGGAGCTCAG GTTCTTCTGAGTCGTTTAAGGATATTCCGTAGCCCTGGTTATCCGTACGCGGGAATTTTGAGAGCATTTGAGGACCAGACCAGAACATTCATGTGCTCATTCTTACCAGATTTCTCAAAGTTCAACCGAACAAaag GAGGCATGATCCAATTAAATGACGGAAAACCTCAGCCTCTTCAGTTTGTAGTCAACGCAGCCTTCCTTGCAATGCTATTTGGTGATTACATGAAAGCTTCCGAGACACCGGGTTGGTTCTGTGGATCCCAGTTCTACACATCTGATGTCCTCCGCCAGTTCGCCCAGAAGCAG ATGGATTACATTCTCGGTAAGAACCCAAGAAATATGAGTTATGTGGTGGGATTTGGAGAGCACTACCCGAAGCACGTCCACCATAGAGGTGCATCGATTCCTAATAACCAGTTCAAGTATAGCTGCACGGGAGGATGGAAGTGGAGGGACTCATCCAAGCCAGATCCTAATACTATCGTTGGAGCCATGGTTGCTGGTCCGGACAGGGACGATGGTTTCCATGATGTGCGTGCAAATTACAACTATACAGAACCGACTCTTGCAGGCAATGCTGGCTTAGTTGCAGCTCTTGTTGCTCTCTCTGGAGATGCAAACCTAGGGATAGACAAGAACACAATTTTCTCTGCAGTGCCACCCCCGTTTCCACCACCATAA
- the LOC140881120 gene encoding endoglucanase 25-like isoform X1, whose translation MIYADNNEAAAWRQLSSGGEQTKKMNTKKFLVYILLLIVATGSIALIVKTSSISGVRTRISPLSRATENANFLRRKITHHRRPPRVNYTAALSKALMFFNAQRSGRLPKTNNVPWRGDSCVKDGISDSSSLFSDLAGGYHDAGDAIKFNFPQAFAMTMLSWSVIEYRAKYSAAGELDHVKGVIKWGTDYLLKTFDNTADIIDRIVSQVGVGNTWGRPVRNDHYCWTRPEDIDYDRPVSECLSGSDLAAEMAAALASASIVFRDDKAYSEKLVYGAKTLFKFSRRQRGRYSLGGDAQVFYNSNGYWDEFIWGAAWLYYATGNSSYLLLATTPGIAKHAGAFSGGRFNGVLSWDNKLAGAQVLLSRLRIFRSPGYPYAGILRAFEDQTRTFMCSFLPDFSKFNRTKGKKNNLYLQRIDYKYFSSVRFLNELLLDLCTGGMIQLNDGKPQPLQFVVNAAFLAMLFGDYMKASETPGWFCGSQFYTSDVLRQFAQKQMDYILGKNPRNMSYVVGFGEHYPKHVHHRGASIPNNQFKYSCTGGWKWRDSSKPDPNTIVGAMVAGPDRDDGFHDVRANYNYTEPTLAGNAGLVAALVALSGDANLGIDKNTIFSAVPPPFPPP comes from the exons ATGATATATGCGGACAACAATGAGGCGGCAGCATGGCGGCAGCTGAGTTCCGGTGGAGAACAGACAAAGAAGATGAATACCAAGAAGTTCCTTGTGTACATTCTACTGCTTATTGTTGCCACTGGATCAATCGCATTGATCGTTAAAACGTCGTCAATCAGCGGAGTCCGTACCAGAATCTCCCCGCTTAGTAGAGCGACCGAAAACGCCAACTTCCTAAGACGGAAGATTACACACCACCGGCGGCCGCCGCGGGTCAATTACACCGCAGCTCTGAGCAAAGCGCTCATGTTCTTCAATGCTCAACGTT CGGGAAGACTACCAAAGACCAACAACGTGCCATGGAGGGGAGACTCATGTGTAAAAGACGGCATCTCTGATTCTTCATCTTTATTCAGTGATCTGGCCGGTGGATATCACGACGCGGGCGACGCGATCAAGTTCAATTTCCCTCAAGCTTTCGCCATGACAATGCTGAGTTGGAGCGTGATAGAATACAGAGCAAAGTATTCAGCAGCCGGAGAACTTGATCATGTCAAAGGAGTTATCAAGTGGGGGACTGATTACTTGCTCAAAACTTTTGACAACACTGCTGATATCATTGATCGAATCGTGTCGCAG GTTGGAGTAGGCAATACCTGGGGACGACCGGTCCGCAATGATCACTACTGTTGGACTCGTCCagaagacattgattatgatAGACCAGTTTCCGAATGCCTTAGTGGCTCGGATCTTGCCGCGGAAATGGCTGCTGCTTTGGCCTCTGCGTCCATTGTATTCAGGGACGACAAGGCGTACTCGGAAAAGCTTGTCTATGGTGCTAAAACTCTCTTTAAATTCTCTAGGAGGCAGCGCGGTAGATACAGCTTGGGTGGTGATGCCCAAGTTTTCTATAATTCCAATGGTTACTGGGATGAATTCATTTGGGGTGCAGCTTGGCTGTATTATGCTACTGGGAATTCTTCCTATCTTCTACTTGCTACAACTCCTGGTATTGCTAAACACGCAGGTGCTTTTTCCGGAGGCCGTTTCAACGGTGTACTGAGTTGGGATAATAAGCTTGCTGGAGCTCAG GTTCTTCTGAGTCGTTTAAGGATATTCCGTAGCCCTGGTTATCCGTACGCGGGAATTTTGAGAGCATTTGAGGACCAGACCAGAACATTCATGTGCTCATTCTTACCAGATTTCTCAAAGTTCAACCGAACAAaaggtaaaaaaaataatctcTACTTGCAACGTATCGACTATAAATATTTCAGTTCTGTGAGGTTTCTGAATGAATTATTGCTTGATCTTTGTACAGGAGGCATGATCCAATTAAATGACGGAAAACCTCAGCCTCTTCAGTTTGTAGTCAACGCAGCCTTCCTTGCAATGCTATTTGGTGATTACATGAAAGCTTCCGAGACACCGGGTTGGTTCTGTGGATCCCAGTTCTACACATCTGATGTCCTCCGCCAGTTCGCCCAGAAGCAG ATGGATTACATTCTCGGTAAGAACCCAAGAAATATGAGTTATGTGGTGGGATTTGGAGAGCACTACCCGAAGCACGTCCACCATAGAGGTGCATCGATTCCTAATAACCAGTTCAAGTATAGCTGCACGGGAGGATGGAAGTGGAGGGACTCATCCAAGCCAGATCCTAATACTATCGTTGGAGCCATGGTTGCTGGTCCGGACAGGGACGATGGTTTCCATGATGTGCGTGCAAATTACAACTATACAGAACCGACTCTTGCAGGCAATGCTGGCTTAGTTGCAGCTCTTGTTGCTCTCTCTGGAGATGCAAACCTAGGGATAGACAAGAACACAATTTTCTCTGCAGTGCCACCCCCGTTTCCACCACCATAA
- the LOC140881119 gene encoding putative late blight resistance protein homolog R1A-3 isoform X2, with the protein MATYGAVVPLMQDLRWLLSSFNRIYDFGEFLGLPEWKQGLQFLYENVCLMDSLLRLRDSTAEGFYDPDLIKRFESRITDVVHRAGSYIDRHTIDILEKLGANRHLDDMSSPFPEDFLSMTSKGLELMNEETACINEELQKISADRQSTQNFVEDDGSSIAGKSVTPLNTSHRSQMDGGKLVGLENDSVKMLGCLTGLPLKLQVFVVTGMAGIGKTTFARKLYEDPLVRHHFYVRVWVTISQHHRVKEVLLGLLSYITTLSDKMCECSHEQLRELVYQCLKGKRYLIILDDIWEEKDWNDLRMIFPDDKNGSRIIVTSRLIVAVNVSPDTPPHHMQHLSLGESWELLCSKVFVNQSCPQELIRIGKQIAWRCQGLPLAIVVVGGLLLKMDKTLKVWEEVEQSVGSLVMKDPQNCENILALSYDHLSDPLKACFLYMGVFPEDYGIPVLKLIWLWIAEGFILPVTGKTLEEVAEDYLEDLTARSLVMVKKRSNGRIKICYIHDLMRGLSLRISHKTFFQQRYFESYEEWLSDVAFDDVMIDFENPSSAIFGNTYFSKSLRFIRSCFCFETLIVKFWMATGFKLLRVLDIMSLHLQRPPQEIKCLFNLRYLALTIVELLGDLFSSNKLHNLQSLIVNSNWDGLLPLELWKMLDMRHFHIKSSGLPFSENSRPRIISRSRDEIPNLSKFSLLPNLLSLSTIRPESCSEKVFQSMPKLMKLGIFETEDDKEHRGWFKYLLWLPELESLKYTFSNPFVTRILRADRFPSCNVFPPKLLKLSLSGTSYPWEDMVKLSLLPKLEVLKLKNYAFSGPVWKSTEGGFRRLKFLQIGSTDLVRWESNGTHFPSLQHIVLRHCRSLTEIPHDIGEAPLLEKIELHCCGESAVKSARQIQEEHQNMGNDLLTVYITER; encoded by the exons ATGGCGACGTACGGTGCAGTAGTTCCGTTGATGCAGGATTTACGATGGCTCTTGAGTTCCTTCAATCGAATTTATGATTTCGGCGAATTTTTAGGGCTTCCCGAGTGGAAACAGGGCCTTCAATTTCTGTACGAAAATGTTTGTTTGATGGATTCCTTGCTCAGACTCAGAGATTCCACCGCCGAAGGCTTTTACgatccggatttgattaaacgATTCGAGAGTCGGATCACAGATGTTGTTCACAGAGCCGGATCTTATATAGACCGGCATACAATTGAT ATCTTGGAAAAACTAGGGGCAAACCGACATTTGGATGATATGTCATCACCTTTTCCAGAAGACTTTCTGAGCATGACATCAAAAGGGTtggaactgatgaatgaagAGACTGCTTGCATCAATGAAGAATTACAGAAGATTTCTGCTGACAGACAAAGTACCCAGAATTTTGTGGAGGATGATGGATCATCTATTGCAG GTAAGTCCGTTACTCCCCTGAACACGTCACACAGATCCCAAATGGATGGGGGCAAACTGGTGGGCCTTGAAAATGATTCGGTGAAAATGCTTGGTTGTTTGACTGGACTGCCATTAAAGCTTCAAGTTTTTGTAGTCACTGGTATGGCTGGTATTGGCAAGACGACTTTCGCCAGAAAATTGTATGAAGATCCTCTTGTTAGGCACCACTTTTATGTCCGTGTTTGGGTAACTATATCACAACACCATCGAGTTAAAGAAGTGTTGTTGGGCCTACTAAGTTACATAACCACTCTGTCAGATAAAATGTGTGAATGTAGCCACGAACAATTAAGAGAACTTGTGTACCAATGTTTGAAGGGTAAGAGGTATCTCATCATATTGGATGACATATGGGAGGAAAAAGATTGGAATGATTTGAGGATGATATTTCCAGATGATAAAAATGGTAGTAGAATTATAGTGACTAGTCGGCTGATTGTAGCTGTTAATGTGAGTCCAGATACCCCTCCCCACCACATGCAACATTTAAGTCTAGGTGAAAGTTGGGAACTACTTTGTTCAAAGGTCTTTGTGAACCAATCCTGCCCCCAAGAATTGATAAGAATTGGAAAGCAAATAGCATGGAGATGTCAAGGATTGCCCCTTGCAATAGTGGTGGTTGGAGGGCTTTTATTAAAGATGGACAAGACACTAAAAGTTTGGGAGGAAGTTGAGCAAAGTGTGGGCTCTTTGGTGATGAAAGACCCTCAGAATTGCGAAAACATTCTTGCTTTAAGTTATGACCATTTGTCTGATCCACTTAAAGCATGTTTCCTTTATATGGGAGTTTTTCCGGAAGATTACGGCATCCCTGTTCTGAAATTGATTTGGTTATGGATTGCTGAGGGCTTTATTCTTCCTGTGACTGGAAAAACATTGGAAGAAGTGGCTGAGGACTACTTGGAGGATCTCACAGCTAGAAGTCTTGTCATGGTAAAAAAGAGGTCCAATGGCAGGATCAAGATATGTTACATCCATGACCTCATGAGAGGCTTGAGCCTAAGAATATCTCATAAAA CTTTTTTTCAGCAAAGGTACTTTGAATCTTATGAAGAGTGGTTGTCGGATGTTGCGTTTGATGATGTTATGATTGATTTTGAGAATCCGTCCTCGGCCATTTTTGGGAATACATACTTTAGTAAATCACTTCGATTCATTCGTTCATGCTTTTGCTTTGAAACTCTAATCGTTAAATTTTGGATGGCCACTGGCTTCAAACTACTTAGAGTGTTGGATATAATGTCTTTACATCTTCAGAGGCCACCACAAGAGAtaaaatgtttatttaatttgagataCTTGGCACTAACCATAGTAGAATTATTAGGCGATTTATTTTCGTCTAATAAACTTCACAATCTACAGTCTTTGATAGTAAACTCCAATTGGGATGGCCTTTTACCCTTGGAATTATGGAAAATGTTGGACATGAGACATTTTCATATAAAAAGCAGTGGTCTGCCTTTTTCGGAAAATTCGCGCCCTCGAATTATTTCAAGGTCGCGTGATGAGATTCCGAACTTGTCAAAATTCAGTTTACTTCCAAATTTACTTTCTCTATCTACAATACGCCCTGAAAGTTGTTCTGAGAAAGTGTTTCAGTCCATGCCCAAATTGATGAAATTGGGAATATTTGAAACTGAAGATGACAAGGAACATCGTGGGTGGTTCAAATATCTTTTATGGTTACCAGAACTCGAGTCACTAAAGTACACTTTCTCTAACCCATTTGTCACTAGAATACTTAGAGCTGATCGTTTTCCATCGTGTAATGTTTTCCCTCCAAAGCTGTTGAAATTGAGCCTGAGTGGGACCTCATATCCATGGGAAGATATGGTCAAATTGAGTCTCTTACCCAAACTAGAAGTGCTCAAGCTTAAAAATTATGCCTTCTCTGGACCAGTGTGGAAATCAACAGAAGGTGGTTTTCGTCGTCTCAAATTCCTGCAAATTGGAAGCACAGATCTTGTGCGCTGGGAGTCCAATGGCACTCATTTTCCAAGCCTTCAACACATTGTCTTGAGGCATTGCAGATCGCTGACAGAAATTCCTCATGACATAGGTGAAGCTCCTCTACTAGAGAAGATTGAATTGCATTGTTGTGGGGAGTCTGCTGTAAAATCTGCAAGGcaaatacaagaagaacacCAAAACATGGGCAATGATTTGCTTACTGTTTATATCACAGAAAG GTGA
- the LOC140881119 gene encoding putative late blight resistance protein homolog R1A-3 isoform X1: MATYGAVVPLMQDLRWLLSSFNRIYDFGEFLGLPEWKQGLQFLYENVCLMDSLLRLRDSTAEGFYDPDLIKRFESRITDVVHRAGSYIDRHTIDILEKLGANRHLDDMSSPFPEDFLSMTSKGLELMNEETACINEELQKISADRQSTQNFVEDDGSSIAGKSVTPLNTSHRSQMDGGKLVGLENDSVKMLGCLTGLPLKLQVFVVTGMAGIGKTTFARKLYEDPLVRHHFYVRVWVTISQHHRVKEVLLGLLSYITTLSDKMCECSHEQLRELVYQCLKGKRYLIILDDIWEEKDWNDLRMIFPDDKNGSRIIVTSRLIVAVNVSPDTPPHHMQHLSLGESWELLCSKVFVNQSCPQELIRIGKQIAWRCQGLPLAIVVVGGLLLKMDKTLKVWEEVEQSVGSLVMKDPQNCENILALSYDHLSDPLKACFLYMGVFPEDYGIPVLKLIWLWIAEGFILPVTGKTLEEVAEDYLEDLTARSLVMVKKRSNGRIKICYIHDLMRGLSLRISHKSNFFGIIDSAKHLRSLPHCLTRISFHAAFFQQRYFESYEEWLSDVAFDDVMIDFENPSSAIFGNTYFSKSLRFIRSCFCFETLIVKFWMATGFKLLRVLDIMSLHLQRPPQEIKCLFNLRYLALTIVELLGDLFSSNKLHNLQSLIVNSNWDGLLPLELWKMLDMRHFHIKSSGLPFSENSRPRIISRSRDEIPNLSKFSLLPNLLSLSTIRPESCSEKVFQSMPKLMKLGIFETEDDKEHRGWFKYLLWLPELESLKYTFSNPFVTRILRADRFPSCNVFPPKLLKLSLSGTSYPWEDMVKLSLLPKLEVLKLKNYAFSGPVWKSTEGGFRRLKFLQIGSTDLVRWESNGTHFPSLQHIVLRHCRSLTEIPHDIGEAPLLEKIELHCCGESAVKSARQIQEEHQNMGNDLLTVYITER, translated from the exons ATGGCGACGTACGGTGCAGTAGTTCCGTTGATGCAGGATTTACGATGGCTCTTGAGTTCCTTCAATCGAATTTATGATTTCGGCGAATTTTTAGGGCTTCCCGAGTGGAAACAGGGCCTTCAATTTCTGTACGAAAATGTTTGTTTGATGGATTCCTTGCTCAGACTCAGAGATTCCACCGCCGAAGGCTTTTACgatccggatttgattaaacgATTCGAGAGTCGGATCACAGATGTTGTTCACAGAGCCGGATCTTATATAGACCGGCATACAATTGAT ATCTTGGAAAAACTAGGGGCAAACCGACATTTGGATGATATGTCATCACCTTTTCCAGAAGACTTTCTGAGCATGACATCAAAAGGGTtggaactgatgaatgaagAGACTGCTTGCATCAATGAAGAATTACAGAAGATTTCTGCTGACAGACAAAGTACCCAGAATTTTGTGGAGGATGATGGATCATCTATTGCAG GTAAGTCCGTTACTCCCCTGAACACGTCACACAGATCCCAAATGGATGGGGGCAAACTGGTGGGCCTTGAAAATGATTCGGTGAAAATGCTTGGTTGTTTGACTGGACTGCCATTAAAGCTTCAAGTTTTTGTAGTCACTGGTATGGCTGGTATTGGCAAGACGACTTTCGCCAGAAAATTGTATGAAGATCCTCTTGTTAGGCACCACTTTTATGTCCGTGTTTGGGTAACTATATCACAACACCATCGAGTTAAAGAAGTGTTGTTGGGCCTACTAAGTTACATAACCACTCTGTCAGATAAAATGTGTGAATGTAGCCACGAACAATTAAGAGAACTTGTGTACCAATGTTTGAAGGGTAAGAGGTATCTCATCATATTGGATGACATATGGGAGGAAAAAGATTGGAATGATTTGAGGATGATATTTCCAGATGATAAAAATGGTAGTAGAATTATAGTGACTAGTCGGCTGATTGTAGCTGTTAATGTGAGTCCAGATACCCCTCCCCACCACATGCAACATTTAAGTCTAGGTGAAAGTTGGGAACTACTTTGTTCAAAGGTCTTTGTGAACCAATCCTGCCCCCAAGAATTGATAAGAATTGGAAAGCAAATAGCATGGAGATGTCAAGGATTGCCCCTTGCAATAGTGGTGGTTGGAGGGCTTTTATTAAAGATGGACAAGACACTAAAAGTTTGGGAGGAAGTTGAGCAAAGTGTGGGCTCTTTGGTGATGAAAGACCCTCAGAATTGCGAAAACATTCTTGCTTTAAGTTATGACCATTTGTCTGATCCACTTAAAGCATGTTTCCTTTATATGGGAGTTTTTCCGGAAGATTACGGCATCCCTGTTCTGAAATTGATTTGGTTATGGATTGCTGAGGGCTTTATTCTTCCTGTGACTGGAAAAACATTGGAAGAAGTGGCTGAGGACTACTTGGAGGATCTCACAGCTAGAAGTCTTGTCATGGTAAAAAAGAGGTCCAATGGCAGGATCAAGATATGTTACATCCATGACCTCATGAGAGGCTTGAGCCTAAGAATATCTCATAAAAGTAACTTCTTTGGTATAATTGATAGTGCCAAACATTTGCGATCACTTCCTCACTGTCTGACACGCATCTCATTCCATGCAGCTTTTTTTCAGCAAAGGTACTTTGAATCTTATGAAGAGTGGTTGTCGGATGTTGCGTTTGATGATGTTATGATTGATTTTGAGAATCCGTCCTCGGCCATTTTTGGGAATACATACTTTAGTAAATCACTTCGATTCATTCGTTCATGCTTTTGCTTTGAAACTCTAATCGTTAAATTTTGGATGGCCACTGGCTTCAAACTACTTAGAGTGTTGGATATAATGTCTTTACATCTTCAGAGGCCACCACAAGAGAtaaaatgtttatttaatttgagataCTTGGCACTAACCATAGTAGAATTATTAGGCGATTTATTTTCGTCTAATAAACTTCACAATCTACAGTCTTTGATAGTAAACTCCAATTGGGATGGCCTTTTACCCTTGGAATTATGGAAAATGTTGGACATGAGACATTTTCATATAAAAAGCAGTGGTCTGCCTTTTTCGGAAAATTCGCGCCCTCGAATTATTTCAAGGTCGCGTGATGAGATTCCGAACTTGTCAAAATTCAGTTTACTTCCAAATTTACTTTCTCTATCTACAATACGCCCTGAAAGTTGTTCTGAGAAAGTGTTTCAGTCCATGCCCAAATTGATGAAATTGGGAATATTTGAAACTGAAGATGACAAGGAACATCGTGGGTGGTTCAAATATCTTTTATGGTTACCAGAACTCGAGTCACTAAAGTACACTTTCTCTAACCCATTTGTCACTAGAATACTTAGAGCTGATCGTTTTCCATCGTGTAATGTTTTCCCTCCAAAGCTGTTGAAATTGAGCCTGAGTGGGACCTCATATCCATGGGAAGATATGGTCAAATTGAGTCTCTTACCCAAACTAGAAGTGCTCAAGCTTAAAAATTATGCCTTCTCTGGACCAGTGTGGAAATCAACAGAAGGTGGTTTTCGTCGTCTCAAATTCCTGCAAATTGGAAGCACAGATCTTGTGCGCTGGGAGTCCAATGGCACTCATTTTCCAAGCCTTCAACACATTGTCTTGAGGCATTGCAGATCGCTGACAGAAATTCCTCATGACATAGGTGAAGCTCCTCTACTAGAGAAGATTGAATTGCATTGTTGTGGGGAGTCTGCTGTAAAATCTGCAAGGcaaatacaagaagaacacCAAAACATGGGCAATGATTTGCTTACTGTTTATATCACAGAAAG GTGA